A window of Daphnia pulicaria isolate SC F1-1A chromosome 10, SC_F0-13Bv2, whole genome shotgun sequence contains these coding sequences:
- the LOC124314159 gene encoding short-chain dehydrogenase/reductase family 42E member 1-like, translated as MYNEHSCTFLITGGAGYIGFHVGLQLLQLKHKVILLDINYPNKKWDSNLEFSPNGNGEELEDISCSYGTMKFVKGDVRDINILLRATQGVTCVIHTVGYGMSGVQQMPSHSHLVEEININGTRNVIEACVKNNCRGLVYTSTNNVVFGGHPIFNGDESLPYYPLHKQSNHYSKTKTIAEQLVLTSNGRGDLQTCALRLTAVIGRDEVRTLPRTVWSIRNGLLAFKFHDKHGSLVDWIGIDNAVQGHVKAALKLVDPDRKTPGIGGQAFFLSDGRPISYFDYVKPIYEYYGQPFPAIRVPVWLMNFFVFLIMYVCSLWSALFFECAPFLNSCELEKSVVTHYFSIDKARKELDYHPLKPNDLSDIIDCLSENEW; from the exons ATGTACAACGAACATTCTTGCACGTTTTTGATCACGGGCGGTGCAGGTTACATTGGTTTTCACGTAGGTTTACAACTTCTTCAGCTTAAACACAAAGTAATTCTTTTGGACATAAAttacccaaacaaaaaatgggatTCCAATTTGGAATTTTCTCCCAATGGCAATGGAGAAGAATTGGAAGATATATCCTGTTCGTACGGGACTATGAAATTTGTTAAAG GAGACGTACGAGACATCAATATATTATTGAGAGCTACGCAAGGTGTCACTTGCGTCATTCATACAG ttgGTTATGGAATGTCTGGAGTTCAGCAAATGCCTAGTCACTCACACCTGGTGGAAGAGATAAATATCAACGGAACACGTAACGTGATTGAGGCTTGCGTCAAGAACAACTGCAGAGGACTGGTCTACACAAGCACCAACAACGTGGTCTTTGGTGGACATCCAATATTCAACGGCGATGAAAGTCTACCATACTACCCGTTGCACAAGCAGAGTAATCATTACTCAAAAACAAAGACGATTGCCGAGCAGCTAGTTCTTACCAGCAACGGACGTGGAGATCTGCAAACGTGCGCACTTAGATTAACAGCCGTTATTGGACGCGACGAAGTGCGAACTTTGCCCCGCACTGTTTGGTCCATCCGCAATGGTTTGCTTGCATTCAAATTCCATGATAAACACGGCAGCTTAGTGGATTGGATCGGAATAGACAACGCAGTTCAAGGGCATGTGAAGGCGGCCCTGAAATTAGTCGATCCTGATCGCAAGACTCCTGGAATAGGAGGCCAAGCGTTTTTTCTGTCTGACGGACGGCCGATATCATATTTCGACTACGTGAAACCTATTTACGAGTATTACGGCCAGCCATTTCCCGCTATTCGAGTCCCGGTATGGCTCATgaactttttcgttttcttaatTATGTACGTTTGCAGTTTGTGGTCAGCGTTATTTTTCGAATGTGCtccatttttgaattcttgtgaacttgaaaaatctgTAGTGACTCACTATTTTTCTATTGACAAAGCCAGAAAAGAGTTGGACTACCATCCGTTAAAACCAAATGACTTATCTGATATAATCGATTGCTTATCTGAAAATGAATGGTGA
- the LOC124314050 gene encoding flocculation protein FLO11-like — protein MFHRDPGAEEDLASDQTFAWPPSGFRDRRSHFGRTAADPSASASASASSSSSPFGHSTTQRKSSDQVIQSLRDELDKHRQMFFDRLAPQWESTAQRTGFPFTDTARRVFDRSMPPTHQPPPPHHANYAFHQDDIPAWMTEDDADLAAPFGRAGNRQRWPSSGSGRSAGSNSSAGSSGGGGAPAETATRPTTTSSDLGSAQQHNKMGRSDSPSTRHRIPKQAARSATGDFPPGSPAASPKSGFCRASSAPPVAPHVADNGDHNNLSSGSPRRVFTTTLNQPQAGGGHPIINSQRENQATDSPGLGRRHPNVHHVNSTSSSSSSGGSSNNVRHIPIMVEGRDEPLLPSVAEEGAGLFSAAEKRSKTAIPMPFYPAAAAAEKTTAPPVTQIPISVTTSSSSTPSTDKAAKQKEEVRDASVPIPLPYDRLSDDSGKSAGSSASVDLQTANDLELIERIQRETETLLPRIEEFRGDRHDRGFLFLDEMLTRLLLKLDNVQVEGRDDVRVARRQAIASITRCINLLESKLLHGIERSDGEGTEPATVNNDSQQREPDEPMIEGECNDTKTEEEQPNDVVMADVNLPAVPPSPTRHVTQLMININDPTCAPAEPSAAPAAALE, from the exons ATGTTTCATCGCGATCCCGGTGCTGAAGAAGACTTAGCTTCAGATCAAACATTCGCTTGGCCTCCATCCGGATTCCGCGACCGTCGTTCCCACTTTGGCCGGACAGCCGCCGACCCGAGCGCATCCGCTTCAGCTTCAGCTTCGTCATCATCTTCTCCGTTCGGACACAGCACAACCCAGCGGAAATCAAGTGACCAAGTCATCCAGTCGTTAAGAGACGAGCTCGATAAGCATCGACAAATGTTCTTCGATCGTTTGGCACCACAGTGGGAATCGACCGCTCAACGG ACGGGATTCCCATTTACGGACACTGCTCGACGGGTGTTCGATAGGTCCATGCCGCCAACACACCAGCCACCGCCACCACATCATGCCAACTACGCCTTCCATCAAGACGATATTCCGGCGTGGATGACTGAGGATGACGCCGATCTAGCGGCGCCGTTCGGACGGGCCGGAAATCGGCAGCGTTGGCCCTCTAGTGGCAGTGGCCGCAGCGCCGGAAGCAACTCGAGCGccggcagcagcggcggcggtggcgctcCAGCAGAAACGGCTACaaggccaacaacaacatcatctgATTTG GGTTCAGCCCAGCAGCACAATAAAATGGGAAGGAGCGACTCGCCCAGCACTCGACATCGCATTCCCAAACAAGCGGCCAGAAGTGCCACCGGTGATTTCCCACCCGGCAGTCCAGCGGCGTCACCTAAAAGTGGATTTTGCCGGGCAAGTTCTGCTCCTCCAGTCGCGCCACATGTCGCTGACAATGGCGATCACAATAATCTTTCATCCGGCAGTCCTAGACGCGTGTTCACCACAACTCTTAACCAACCGCAAGCGGGCGGCGGTCATCCTATCATCAACAGCCAGCGTGAAAATCAAGCCACAGATTCGCCGGGACTTGGGCGGCGCCATCCAAACGTTCATCATGTCAACTCcactagcagcagcagcagcagcggcggcagtAGTAATAATGTCCGTCACATTCCCATCATGGTGGAGGGTCGAGATGAGCCACTACTTCCTTCCGTCGCCGAAGAAGGGGCTGGTCTATTCTCAGCTGCGGAAAAGCGGAGCAAAACAGCCATCCCGATGCCTTTCTAtccggcggcggcagcggcggaaAAGACAACAGCTCCGCCAGTCACACAAATACCAATTTCGGTgacgaccagcagcagcagcactccgTCAACTGACAAAGCGGCCAAACAGAAAGAGGAAGTCCGGGACGCTTCCGTGCCCATTCCTCTTCCATATGATCGATTGTCGGATGACTCTGGCAAATCCGCCGGCTCCTCGGCTTCAGTCGATCTCCAAACGGCCAATGATTTGGAACTCATCGAGCGGATCCAGCGCGAGACGGAAACTCTCCTTCCCCGTATCGAAGAATTCCGTGGCGACCGTCACGATCGTGGATTCCTATTTCTCGATGAAAT GCTGACGAGATTGTTACTGAAACTGGACAATGTGCAAGTGGAGGGTCGAGATGATGTGCGAGTTGCGCGCAGGCAAGCCATCGCTTCCATCACTCGCTGCATCAACTTACTGGAATCCAAACTTCTTCACGGCATTGAGAGGTCTGACGGAGAAGGAACCGAGCCGGCTACCGTCAATAACGATTCACAGCAGCGGGAGCCAGACGAGCCAATGATAGAGGGGGAATGTAACGATACCAAGACCGAGGAGGAGCAACCCAATGATGTTGTAATGGCAGATGTTAATCTGCCAGCTGTACCGCCATCACCGACAAGACATGTAACACAGTTGATGATCAATATCAACGATCCGACATGCGCCCCAGCAGAGCCGAGTGCAGCCCCAGCCGCCGCTTTGGAATGA
- the LOC124314049 gene encoding pentatricopeptide repeat-containing protein 1, mitochondrial-like: MAMRYSFLFGVSRILTRQTYNVCQKHHATTAIFPVPSKNKTISKKLAIEHDDPDVFGTLSLRENLGTQKLDSIKNHDNFIDEGDAIEEKFLSFEPADKKSSEQFELEIEQLINDRNLKEALFRLEVTMKEDKVRPSRSIFSLLIGACGRAGYTKKAFNLFNVMKKRGCVPADSHYTALFNSCANSPWKEDGLQRATMLRQQLKDKNVILNRAQYHAMIKAFGHCGEIGTTLEIMDEMATNQITVTTESFNFLLHACISLPEEGFTRAILIWRRLRNMRVTPSIFSYNLMLRAARDCGAKHMDGKHQPIESMLLLEEKTGSQSNNPFKPAVLTMSELTTVTNQLTVCPNFLAEKIQSSNVMGLAGLDRTENRLALLGGIEGFLAEMIKDHVKPDIKTFALLLETIASDPSEEKKLMEQMKAFGVIPDVTFLNVFIKKRQFRRDNSGAQEVLNYFQEYQLFPNIMTFGVLATGCRSSQEAGALMKDMENAGFRVNIEIFGSFLKNAIFHKKCYFIMDLLKRATEMNLTLDEKAIKLLDKFRRETKEAIAKHDRGLEVPKIYGNEWFRESFRVFCLGYKPQMEKLEVALEPHPWQQYRYPLAKKDKTDQTSYPSKSGKSVQNLK; the protein is encoded by the exons ATGGCCATGcgttattcatttttgtttggtgTTTCACGAATATTAACTCGCCAGACATATAACGTTTGTCAGAAACATCATGCAACTACAGCTATTTTTCCCGTGCCttcaaagaataaaacaatttccaaGAAATTAGCCATCGAGCATGATGATCCTGATGTGTTCGGTACTCTTTCTTTACGTGAGAATCTCGGAACACAAAAGTTAGATTCTATAAAGAATCACGATAATTTTATCGACGAAGGAGATGCAATAGAAGAAAAGTTTCTTAGTTTTGAACCTGCTGACAAAAAGAGTTCTGAACAGTTTGAATTGGAAATTGAGCAGTTAATAAATGACAGAAATCTGAAAGAAGCTTTGTTTCGACTAGAAGTTACTATGAAAGAGGACAAAGTCAGACCATCAAGAAGTATATTTTCCTTGCTAATTGGAGCTTGTGGTAGAGCTGGATATACCAAGAAAGCTTTCAATCTTTTCAATGTG ATGAAAAAGAGAGGCTGTGTACCAGCAGATAGCCATTATACAGCTCTATTTAATTCATGTGCAAATTCACCATGGAAAGAGGATGGCCTGCAGAGAGCAACCATGTTGAGACAGCAATTGAAAGACAAAAATGTTATTCTAAATAGGGCTCAGTATCATGCTATGATTAAAG CTTTTGGTCACTGTGGAGAAATAGGAACAACACTTGAGATCATGGACGAAATGGCAACCAATCAGATTACAGTTACAACAGAAAGCTTCAATTTCTTGCTTCATGCTTGCATTTCTTTACCTGAAGAAGGATTTACTCGCGCCATCCTA ATCTGGAGGAGGCTAAGGAATATGAGAGTCACTCCTTCAATCTTTTCTTACAACCTGATGCTTCGTGCCGCTCGTGATTGTGGCGCAAAACATATGGATGGAAAACATCAACCTATTGAATCCATGTTgcttttggaagaaaaaactgGCTCTCAAAGCAATAATCCATTCAAGCCGGCTGTATTGACTATGTCAGAGTTAACGACCGTTACAAACCAGCTGACGGTATGTCCAAACTTCCTCGCTGAGAAAATCCAGTCGAGCAACGTTATGGGTTTGGCCGGACTAGATCGGACTGAGAATCG ATTGGCTCTTTTGGGAGGTATTGAAGGTTTTCTGGCAGAAATGATCAAGGATCATGTTAAACCCGATATCAAGACGTTTGCCCTTCTTCTCGAGACCATAGCGTCTGATCcatcagaagaaaaa AAACTTATGGAACAAATGAAAGCATTTGGAGTTATTCCAGATGTaacttttttgaatgttttcattaaaaaacgtCAATTTCGACGAGACAATTCCGGTGCTCAA gAAGTATTAAATTACTTTCAGGAATATCAGCTCTTTCCGAACATAATGACGTTTGGGGTTCTTGCAACGGGATGTCGTTCTTCTCAAGAAGCCGGTGCGTTGATGAAAGACATGGAAAATGCCGGATTCAG AGTGAATATTGAAATATTCGGATCATTTTTAAAGAACGCgatttttcacaaaaaatgCTATTTTATCATGGACTTACTGAAACGAGCCACGGAGATGAACTTAACATTAGACGAGAAAGCTATCAAGCTTTTGGATAAATTCAGAAGAGAAACCAAGGAAGCTATTGCAAAGCAT GATCGAGGTTTGGAAGTTCCTAAAATCTACGGAAACGAATGGTTCAGAGAATCATTTAGAGTGTTTTGCCTTGGATACAAACCTCAAATGGAAAAACTTGAAGTAGCCCTAGAACCTCACCCTTGGCAACAGTACCGATATCCTTTAGCGAAAAAGGATAAAACCGATCAGACTTCCTATCCATCCAAGAGTGGAAAAAGtgtacaaaatttaaaataa